A stretch of the Arvicola amphibius chromosome 8, mArvAmp1.2, whole genome shotgun sequence genome encodes the following:
- the Cebpa gene encoding CCAAT/enhancer-binding protein alpha, translating to MESADFYEAEPRPPMSSHLQSPPHAPSNAAFGFPRGAGPAPPPAPPAAPEPLGGICEHETSIDISAYIDPAAFNDEFLADLFQHNRQQEKAKAAAGPTGGSSDFDYPGAPAGPGGAVMSAGAHGPPPGYGCPAAGYLDGRLEPLYERVGAPALRPLVIKQEPREEDEAKQLALAGLFPYQPPPPPPPPHPHASPAHLAAPHLQFQIAHCGQTTMHLQPGHPTPPPTPVPSPHPAPALGAAGLPGPGGALKGLAGTHPDLRTGGGGGGGGASAGKAKKSVDKNSNEYRVRRERNNIAVRKSRDKAKQRNVETQQKVLELTSDNDRLRKRVEQLSRELDTLRGIFRQLPESSLVKAMGNCA from the coding sequence ATGGAGTCGGCCGACTTCTACGAGGCGGAGCCGCGGCCCCCGATGAGCAGCCACCTCCAGAGCCCCCCGCACGCGCCCAGCAACGCCGCCTTCGGCTTTCCCCGGGGCGCGGGCCCCGCGCCGCCCCCAGCCCCACCTGCTGCCCCGGAGCCGCTGGGCGGCATCTGCGAGCACGAGACATCTATAGACATCAGCGCCTACATCGACCCGGCCGCCTTCAACGACGAGTTCCTGGCCGACCTCTTCCAGCACAACCGGCAGCAGGAGAAGGCCAAGGCGGCCGCGGGCCCCACGGGTGGCAGCAGCGACTTTGACTACCCGGGCGCCCCGGCGGGCCCCGGCGGCGCGGTCATGTCCGCGGGGGCGCACGGGCCCCCTCCCGGCTACGGCTGTCCAGCGGCCGGCTACCTGGACGGCAGGCTGGAGCCCCTGTACGAGCGCGTCGGGGCGCCCGCGCTGCGGCCGCTGGTGATCAAGCAGGAGCCCCGCGAGGAGGACGAGGCGAAGCAGCTGGCGCTGGCGGGCCTCTTCCCCTACcagcccccgccgccgccgccgccaccgcacCCGCACGCGTCTCCCGCGCACCTGGCCGCCCCACACCTGCAGTTTCAGATCGCGCACTGCGGCCAGACCACCATGCACCTGCAGCCCGGCCACCCCACGCCACCGCCCACGCCCGTGCCCAGCCCGCACCCTGCACCCGCGTTGGGTGCTGCGGGCCTGCCGGGTCCGGGGGGCGCGCTCAAGGGGTTGGCTGGCACGCACCCTGACCTCCGCAcgggcggcggtggtggcggtggcggtgccAGTGCGGGCAAGGCCAAGAAGTCGGTGGACAAGAACAGCAACGAGTACCGGGTGCGGCGGGAACGCAACAACATCGCGGTGCGCAAGAGCCGAGATAAAGCCAAGCAGCGCAACGTGGAGACACAGCAGAAGGTGCTGGAGCTGACCAGTGACAATGACCGCCTGCGCAAACGGGTGGAACAGCTGAGCCGTGAACTGGACACGCTGCGGGGCATCTTCCGCCAGCTGCCGGAGAGCTCCTTGGTCAAGGCCATGGGCAACTGCGCGTGA